From Oryza sativa Japonica Group chromosome 4, ASM3414082v1, one genomic window encodes:
- the LOC136356122 gene encoding uncharacterized protein, translating into MRSIRAAQALASRSLLLSSRALHGDAASTAAAAAGGGRLGVQPSPPSQASSSSSSRAMPAGIAGAVSFSLTFATMAAAEAKERPPMDLLPQNVVLYQYQACPFCNKVRAFLDYHDIPYKVVEVNPLSKKEIKWSEYKKVPILMVDGEQLVDSSDIINILQQRVRPDDKATNEEEEKWRRWVDEHLVHVLSPNIYRTTSEALESFDYISKHGNFSFTERFAVKYAGAAAMYMVSKKLKKKYNITDARASLYDAANTWMEALDGRDFLGGSKPNLADLAVFGVLRPIRYLTAGKDMVEHTQIGDWYQRMEDAIGEPSRIQE; encoded by the exons ATGAGGTCAATCCGAGCGGCGCAAGCTCTGGCCTCCCGCTCGCTGCTCCTCTCCTCGCGCGCTCTCCATGGGGACgccgcctccacggcggcggccgcggcgggcggcgggagatTGGGCGTCCAGCCGTCGCCCCCATCCcaggcatcatcatcatcatcctcgcGGGCCATGCCAGCTGGAATCGCTGGGGCGGTCTCCTTCTCCCTGACCTtcgcgacgatggcggcggcggaggccaagGAAAGGCCGCCCATGGATCTGCTGCCGCAGAACGTGGTGCTGTACCAGTACCAGGCCTGCCCCTTCTGCAACAAAGTCAGAG CTTTCCTAGACTATCATGATATACCCTACAAGGTTGTGGAAGTTAATCCATTGAGCAAGAAGGAAATCAAGTGGTCTGAGTACAAGAAGGTCCCAATACTGATGGTAGATGGTGAACAGCTGGTTGATTCATCAG ATATAATCAATATATTACAGCAAAGGGTCCGCCCTGATGATAAAGCCACTAatgaagaggaagaaaaatGGCGCAG GTGGGTTGATGAGCACCTTGTGCATGTCTTGTCGCCAAATATATATCGGACAACTTCAGAGGCCTTGGAATCTTTTGATTATATTTCAAAACATG GCAACTTCAGTTTTACTGAGCGGTTTGCTGTGAAGTATGCTGGTGCTGCAGCAATGTACATGGTGTCTAAGAAGCTAAAGAAGAAGTACAATATAACTGATGCGCGTGCTTCATTATACGATGCTGCCAACACATGGATGGAAGCCCTTGATGGAAGGGATTTTCTAG GTGGCTCCAAGCCTAACTTGGCAGATCTTGCAGTATTTGGTGTTTTGAGACCTATCCGATACTTGACAGCTGGAAAAGATATGGTTGAGCATACACAAATTGGTGACTGGTACCAACGTATGGAAGATGCAATTGGAGAACCATCAAGAATCCAGGAGTAG
- the LOC136355952 gene encoding heavy metal-associated isoprenylated plant protein 27-like — protein MGIVDVVSEFCSVPRTRRHLKKRKQFQTVEMKVRIDCEGCERKIKKALEDMKGVSSVEVTAKQNKVTVTGYVDAGKVMRRVAYKTGKRVEPWPYVPYDTVAHPYAPGAYDKKAPAGYVRNVVSDPSAAPLARASSTEVRYTAAFSDENPNACSVM, from the exons ATGGGCATCGTCGACGTTGTCTCCGAGTTCTGCTCCGTGCCGAGGACTCGCCGACACCTCAAGAAGAGGAAACAATTCCAG ACAGTGGAGATGAAGGTGCGGATAGACTGCGAAGGCTGTGAAAGGAAGATCAAGAAGGCCCTTGAGGACATGAAAG GGGTGAGCTCGGTGGAGGTGACGGCGAAGCAGAACAAGGTGACGGTGACGGGGTACGTGGACGCCGGGAAGGTGATGCGGCGCGTGGCGTACAAGACCGGGAAGCGGGTGGAGCCATGGCCATACGTGCCGTACGACACGGTGGCGCACCCCTACGCACCGGGCGCCTACGACAAGAAGGCCCCCGCGGGGTACGTGCGCAACGTGGTGTCCGACCCCTCCGCCGCACCGCTCGcccgcgcctcctccaccgAGGTCCGCTACACCGCTGCCTTCAGCGACGAGAACCCCAACGCCTGCTCCGTCATGTAG
- the LOC4335294 gene encoding uncharacterized protein — MNSGDAEAAAASKKARCKKEKKKKRKDDCGAAEASAADEEIVHDKKRKKQLQQKKNGDDVAVPNRKTTVSIAVAGSIIDNAQSLELATLLAGQIARAATVFRIDEVVVFDSNSSVENSGDDVESGARFLVRILQYLETPQYLRRRLFPMHNNLKFVGLLPPLDAPHHLRKHEWSEFREGVTLDGDRSMGTFVDVGLSKNVLVEQMLEPGKRVTIAMGTNRDITTACKRKIVSPSSPRDEMELYWGYKVRYASNLGGVFSDSPYKEGYDYIIGTSEHGKIISSSELILPSFRHLLIAFGGLAGLEECIEEDRNLKGKGVDDVFNTYLNTCPSQGSRTIRTEEALLISLQYFQDPIRRAG; from the exons atgaACTCCGGAGACGCCGAGGCAGCAGCGGCCTCCAAGAAGGCCCGGtgcaagaaggagaagaaaaagaagcgaAAGGACGACTGCGGAGCCGCAGAGGCTTCAGCGGCTGACGAAGAAATCGTCCACgacaagaagaggaagaagcagCTGCAACAGAAGAAGAACGGAGATGACGTGGCGGTTCCGAATCGGAAGACCACGGTgagcatcgccgtcgccggatccATCATCGACAACGCCCAGTCCCTCGAGCTCGCCACCCTC CTGGCAGGACAAATCGCCCGCGCGGCGACCGTCTTCCGCATCGACGAGGTTGTGGTCTTCGACAGCAATTCCTCAGTGGAGAACAGCGGCGATGACGTAGAGAGTGGCGCGCGCTTCCTTGTTCGCATCCTACAGTATCTGGAGACTCCACAATACCTGCGCCGACGCCTTTTCCCGATGCACAACAACTTGAAGTTTGTG GGGTTGCTGCCCCCACTCGATGCACCACACCATTTGCGCAAGCATGAGTGGTCTGAATTTCGTGAAG GCGTAACATTGGATGGGGATCGTTCAATGGGGACATTTGTTGATGTCGGATTGAGTAAG AATGTTCTGGTTGAGCAAATGCTAGAACCAGGGAAGAGAGTAACTATTGCCATGGGTACCAATCGTGACATTACAACAG CTTGCAAAAGGAAAATtgtttccccttcctctcccaggGATGAAATGGAATTGTATTGGGGCTATAAGGTCCGGTATGCTTCAAATTTGGGTGGAGTTTTCAGTGATTCACCATACAAG gaAGGATATGATTATATCATTGGTACTTCAGAGCATGGAAAGATCATTAGTTCATCTGAGCTGATCTTACCTTCCTTTAG GCACCTTTTAATTGCATTTGGTGGATTGGCTGGTCTAGAAGAATGCATTGAAGAAGATAGAAATTTGAAG GGTAAAGGTGTAGATGATGTATTTAATACCTATTTGAATACATGTCCCAGTCAAGGGAGCAGAACAATAAGAACGGAG GAAGcacttctcatctctctccaaTACTTCCAAGACCCCATTAGGCGAGCTGGATAG